From Brochothrix thermosphacta DSM 20171 = FSL F6-1036, a single genomic window includes:
- the recO gene encoding DNA repair protein RecO, translating into MERCEGLIIRVMDYRESDKIIRLYTKEFGKISLVAHGAKKSNSRIAAATQLFTYGEFMFFGNKGLGTLQQGEVIERFPTIASDIFTTAYGSYCVDLLDKAVEEREPNQALFQLIYQVLESMNAGEDAQVLSQIFEMKMLNTLGHYPELRGCVLTGDTEGPFDLSIKNNGLITQRCFEDDPHRMHLSDKVVYLLRLYYLLDFSRIGKIDVNQATTDEVQRAIDAYYDEVSGLNLKTKRFLKQMSTWSTDLQKKDGGTT; encoded by the coding sequence ATGGAACGATGTGAAGGATTAATTATTCGCGTGATGGATTACCGTGAATCAGATAAAATCATTCGGCTCTATACAAAAGAGTTTGGGAAAATCAGTCTGGTTGCACATGGGGCAAAAAAAAGTAATAGCCGCATTGCTGCAGCCACACAGTTGTTTACCTATGGAGAATTCATGTTTTTTGGAAATAAAGGTTTGGGTACTTTGCAACAGGGTGAAGTAATCGAACGATTCCCAACGATAGCTAGTGATATTTTCACAACAGCGTATGGTTCTTATTGTGTTGATTTATTGGACAAGGCTGTTGAGGAACGTGAACCTAATCAAGCGCTTTTTCAATTAATTTATCAGGTGTTAGAGAGCATGAATGCGGGTGAAGATGCGCAAGTATTGTCTCAAATTTTTGAAATGAAAATGCTGAATACGTTAGGGCATTATCCAGAGCTGCGAGGGTGTGTACTTACAGGTGATACGGAAGGGCCGTTTGATCTCTCCATTAAAAATAATGGTTTGATTACGCAACGTTGTTTTGAGGATGATCCTCATCGAATGCATTTATCGGATAAAGTAGTTTATCTCCTGCGATTATATTATTTATTAGATTTTAGCCGTATTGGCAAAATTGATGTTAATCAAGCGACGACAGATGAAGTGCAACGTGCAATTGATGCTTACTATGATGAAGTTTCAGGATTAAATTTAAAAACCAAACGCTTTTTAAAACAAATGTCAACTTGGAGTACTGATTTACAGAAAAAAGATGGCGGAACAACCTGA
- the glyQ gene encoding glycine--tRNA ligase subunit alpha, protein MNVQTMIQTLQAYWAEQNCLLLQSYDVEKGAGTMSPYTFLRAIGPEPWAACYVEPSRRPDDGRYGENPNRLFQHHQFQVVIKPSPDNIQELYLSSLEAIGIDPLKHDIRFVEDNWENPSMGCAGLGWEVWLDGMEITQFTYFQQVGGLECSPVTSEITYGIERLASYIQEKESVFELEWNNGVTYRMLFGQAEYEHSKYAFETSNQEMLLENFTTFEQEALAQLELGLVHPAYDYILKCSHTFNLLDARGAVSVTERANYIGRIRKLARGVAKTYVAEREKLGFPMLKKED, encoded by the coding sequence ATGAACGTACAAACAATGATTCAAACACTGCAAGCTTATTGGGCAGAACAAAATTGCTTACTATTACAATCATACGATGTAGAAAAAGGGGCCGGAACAATGAGTCCGTATACTTTTTTACGTGCAATCGGACCAGAACCTTGGGCAGCTTGTTATGTAGAACCATCACGTCGTCCTGATGACGGTCGTTATGGTGAAAACCCTAACCGTTTATTCCAACATCACCAATTCCAAGTGGTCATTAAACCATCACCAGATAATATTCAAGAATTGTATTTAAGTTCGTTGGAAGCAATCGGTATTGATCCGCTTAAACATGATATTCGTTTTGTTGAAGATAACTGGGAAAATCCGTCAATGGGTTGTGCTGGTTTAGGTTGGGAAGTTTGGTTAGATGGTATGGAAATCACTCAATTCACTTATTTCCAACAAGTGGGTGGTTTAGAATGTTCACCTGTTACAAGTGAAATTACTTATGGAATTGAACGTCTTGCTTCGTATATTCAAGAAAAAGAAAGTGTTTTTGAATTAGAATGGAACAATGGTGTCACATATCGTATGTTGTTTGGCCAAGCAGAGTATGAGCATTCGAAATATGCATTTGAAACATCTAATCAAGAGATGTTATTAGAAAACTTTACGACCTTTGAACAAGAGGCATTAGCACAATTAGAATTAGGGTTAGTACACCCAGCTTATGATTATATTTTAAAATGTTCACACACATTCAACTTGCTTGATGCTCGTGGTGCAGTTTCGGTCACAGAACGCGCGAATTACATTGGCCGTATTCGTAAACTAGCACGCGGCGTTGCTAAAACGTATGTCGCTGAACGTGAAAAATTGGGCTTCCCAATGTTGAAAAAGGAGGATTAA
- the glyS gene encoding glycine--tRNA ligase subunit beta, which translates to MTQDILLEIGLEEMPAKYVQASEIQLKEHVQAWLTEQGLEHGEVSSYSTPRRLAVTVQAVAESQADREDEVRGPAKKTALDENGEWSRAAQGFVRGQGVSTDDIYFKEVKGTEYVFVLKKTTGVSTTELLKEWDKIVLGLNFPVNMHWANHHVKYIRPIHWIVALYGETVVPFQILDVETGRTSRGHRFLGKDIEIKSAATYESQLEEVFVVAEQTKRREMIAGQVAALATQKGWTVPIDEDLLEEVTNLVEYPTVLFGNFEENYLDLPADVLITIMREHQRYFPVTDAAGQLLPFFITVRNGNDQYLETVAKGNEKVLRARLSDGEFFYQEDQKITIAAALEKLEKITFHQKLGSMSAKIERVGKVVAALADRFGFTADEKADVQRAAAIYKFDLVTNLVGEFPELQGEMGYKYALLQGEKETVATAIRESYLPKSSEGELPSSKIGALLALADKLETLGGFFSVDMVPTGSNDPFALRRAMIGVVRILINQGWELPFDGTIREIITLQENAGVKVMPIDETLNQFHQFLGRRLRNLLSGEAVRHDIVEAMVGGETRDLSQLFKRATALNNVSKEEWFRPTVEALTRVMNLSQKLEVPCAIEEELFENESEAALYTAITQVKQSYKAATPEEKLALFKSLKQPIEAFFENTLVMVDDEKKRNNRLSMLAELASVLRSFANFDEIIVK; encoded by the coding sequence ATGACACAAGATATTTTATTAGAAATTGGTTTAGAAGAAATGCCTGCAAAATATGTGCAAGCTTCTGAAATTCAATTGAAAGAACATGTACAAGCATGGTTAACAGAACAAGGATTAGAACATGGCGAAGTATCATCTTATTCAACACCACGTCGTTTAGCAGTGACAGTGCAAGCCGTTGCAGAATCACAAGCTGACCGTGAAGATGAGGTGCGAGGACCTGCTAAAAAGACAGCTTTAGATGAAAACGGCGAGTGGTCACGCGCAGCACAAGGTTTTGTAAGAGGTCAAGGTGTATCAACAGATGACATCTACTTTAAAGAAGTGAAAGGGACGGAATATGTGTTTGTTTTGAAAAAAACAACGGGTGTTTCGACAACCGAACTTTTAAAAGAATGGGACAAAATTGTCTTAGGTTTAAATTTCCCAGTTAACATGCATTGGGCTAATCACCATGTTAAATACATTCGTCCAATTCACTGGATCGTTGCTTTATACGGTGAAACAGTCGTGCCATTCCAAATTTTAGATGTTGAGACAGGACGCACATCACGCGGACATCGTTTTTTAGGTAAAGATATTGAAATTAAATCGGCAGCAACCTATGAATCACAATTAGAAGAAGTATTTGTCGTTGCAGAACAAACAAAACGCCGTGAAATGATTGCGGGTCAAGTGGCTGCATTAGCAACTCAAAAAGGTTGGACTGTTCCAATAGATGAAGATTTACTTGAGGAAGTAACAAACCTCGTTGAGTACCCAACTGTTTTATTCGGTAACTTTGAAGAGAACTATCTTGATTTACCGGCAGATGTATTGATAACGATTATGCGTGAACACCAACGTTACTTCCCAGTTACAGATGCGGCGGGTCAATTATTACCGTTCTTCATTACTGTTCGTAACGGAAATGATCAATACCTTGAAACGGTTGCTAAAGGAAACGAGAAAGTCTTACGTGCCCGTCTTTCTGATGGTGAGTTTTTCTATCAAGAAGATCAAAAAATTACAATTGCTGCAGCGTTAGAAAAATTAGAAAAAATTACGTTCCACCAAAAATTAGGTTCAATGTCAGCTAAAATTGAACGAGTGGGTAAAGTCGTTGCAGCATTAGCTGATCGTTTTGGTTTTACAGCAGATGAAAAAGCAGATGTACAGCGTGCCGCAGCTATTTATAAATTTGATCTTGTGACTAATTTAGTGGGTGAATTCCCAGAATTGCAAGGCGAAATGGGTTATAAATATGCCTTGTTGCAAGGTGAAAAAGAAACGGTTGCCACTGCCATTCGTGAGTCATACCTTCCTAAAAGTTCAGAAGGTGAATTACCTAGCAGTAAAATCGGTGCGTTGCTTGCATTAGCTGACAAATTAGAAACACTCGGTGGTTTCTTCTCTGTAGATATGGTTCCGACGGGTTCAAATGATCCATTTGCACTTCGTCGTGCGATGATTGGTGTTGTACGTATTTTAATTAACCAAGGATGGGAATTGCCATTCGACGGCACTATTCGTGAAATTATTACATTACAAGAAAATGCTGGCGTTAAAGTGATGCCAATTGATGAAACGCTTAACCAATTCCATCAATTCTTAGGTCGTCGTTTACGTAATCTACTAAGCGGTGAAGCTGTTCGTCATGATATTGTTGAAGCAATGGTCGGTGGTGAAACACGTGATTTATCACAGTTGTTTAAACGTGCGACTGCTCTTAATAACGTGAGTAAAGAAGAGTGGTTCCGTCCAACGGTAGAAGCATTAACACGAGTGATGAACTTATCACAAAAATTAGAAGTACCATGTGCTATCGAAGAAGAATTGTTTGAAAATGAAAGCGAAGCAGCGCTTTACACAGCTATTACACAAGTAAAACAATCATATAAAGCGGCAACACCTGAAGAAAAATTAGCTTTATTCAAGTCTTTAAAACAACCCATTGAAGCGTTTTTTGAAAATACATTAGTCATGGTAGATGATGAAAAGAAACGTAATAATCGTTTATCAATGCTTGCCGAGTTAGCTTCTGTATTACGCAGCTTCGCTAATTTTGATGAAATTATTGTTAAATAA
- a CDS encoding YaiI/YqxD family protein, with translation MFNGRSYPAVTDVIVDADACPVKEEVAEIAANFNIPVVYVASYNHFSINRSGNWVYVDTMKEAADMKIVNLAKRTTLVITQDIGLASLLLAKAALVINQYGVIYDENTIDGSLGRRYLAAKQRRQGVHSKGPKAFTFENRLDFKKRFVSYLETME, from the coding sequence TTGTTTAATGGGAGAAGTTATCCAGCAGTAACAGATGTTATTGTGGATGCAGATGCCTGTCCGGTTAAGGAAGAAGTCGCAGAAATAGCGGCGAATTTTAATATACCTGTTGTCTATGTGGCTTCTTACAATCATTTTTCAATCAATCGTTCAGGGAACTGGGTGTACGTTGATACAATGAAAGAAGCAGCTGATATGAAAATTGTAAACTTAGCAAAAAGAACGACATTAGTAATCACACAAGATATCGGTTTAGCGAGTTTATTATTGGCTAAAGCAGCGCTAGTGATTAATCAGTATGGTGTCATTTACGATGAGAATACCATTGATGGCAGTTTAGGAAGACGTTATCTGGCAGCAAAACAACGCCGCCAAGGCGTGCATTCTAAAGGACCTAAAGCTTTCACATTCGAAAATCGTTTAGACTTCAAAAAACGATTTGTGTCTTATTTAGAAACTATGGAATGA
- the dnaG gene encoding DNA primase, with amino-acid sequence MSRRIPEELVTRIQQENDIVDVVSDYVQLKKQGRNYSGLCPFHNEKTPSFSVSPEKQIFHCFGCGKGGNMFTFLMESEGISFQEAALKLAERSHIPIGDLKVTTSGDQTFQEPPIEDQETHSMIEAHALVAQLYHYILTSTEEGTIALDYLHERGLTDEVIREYNIGFAPKSWELVTAFLEKRGFDYNVMIDAGLLARRDDGNAVDRFRERVMFPITNDRGQTIAFSGRLLPDVEGPKYLNSPETLLFNKRNVLFNFAAARKAIRQTKSVTIFEGFMDVIAASQAGVTNGVASMGTSLTPEHIAKLKRVTDRLIVCYDGDSAGLNATYKAVQLIQEARGLNVKIISLPEKLDPDEYIRKKGAEAFKDFYEQQQIEWPMFLMRYLGTIQDLNQADEIANYVDTLLDEISRIDRPIEQEVYLTELEQRTKIDKAVLRQQLATRQPQTAYEETFFQPQTQQVVKRTALDKMERYLVLLMLKDTQFFDQIQQKFEASTLSFYHDDYQAIYTYLLPYYLQGNIADVAQFLIEVKDERVKNIIVEMEMEELPNIEDVDIADCCYQLDKLQRLQDFKRLKQEQIDALNANDSDKVRAISLEIISKKRALDKL; translated from the coding sequence GTGTCTAGACGTATACCAGAAGAACTCGTCACACGCATTCAACAAGAGAATGACATTGTTGATGTAGTCAGTGATTATGTTCAACTGAAAAAGCAGGGCCGCAATTATAGCGGCCTCTGTCCTTTTCATAATGAAAAAACCCCTTCGTTTTCCGTTTCACCTGAAAAACAAATTTTTCATTGTTTTGGGTGTGGAAAAGGTGGGAACATGTTTACTTTCTTGATGGAATCTGAAGGAATAAGTTTTCAGGAAGCTGCGCTTAAATTGGCGGAACGAAGTCATATTCCAATTGGCGATTTAAAAGTCACTACTAGTGGTGATCAAACTTTCCAAGAGCCACCGATTGAGGATCAAGAAACGCACAGTATGATTGAAGCCCATGCATTGGTGGCGCAACTTTATCATTATATTTTAACGAGTACTGAAGAAGGAACAATCGCGTTGGATTATTTACATGAGCGTGGATTAACCGATGAAGTCATTCGTGAATATAATATTGGTTTTGCACCTAAAAGTTGGGAATTAGTAACCGCCTTTTTAGAAAAAAGAGGTTTTGATTACAATGTAATGATTGATGCAGGTTTATTAGCAAGACGTGATGACGGTAATGCAGTCGATCGTTTTCGTGAACGGGTTATGTTCCCGATTACCAATGACCGTGGTCAAACTATTGCTTTTTCGGGTCGTTTATTGCCCGATGTAGAGGGTCCAAAATATTTGAATAGTCCTGAAACGCTTTTATTTAATAAGCGAAATGTTCTTTTTAATTTTGCAGCTGCGCGTAAAGCGATACGACAAACTAAATCTGTTACAATCTTCGAAGGATTTATGGATGTCATTGCTGCAAGTCAAGCAGGTGTAACAAATGGTGTTGCATCTATGGGGACATCACTTACGCCGGAGCATATTGCTAAGTTAAAAAGAGTGACTGATCGCCTAATTGTATGCTATGATGGTGATTCTGCAGGTCTGAATGCAACTTACAAAGCAGTGCAGTTGATTCAGGAGGCACGTGGACTTAATGTAAAGATTATTTCTTTGCCGGAAAAACTTGATCCAGATGAGTATATCCGTAAAAAAGGTGCTGAAGCGTTTAAAGATTTTTATGAACAGCAACAAATTGAATGGCCGATGTTTTTAATGCGTTATTTAGGAACAATACAAGATTTAAATCAAGCCGATGAAATAGCTAACTATGTGGATACATTGTTGGATGAAATATCGAGAATTGATCGGCCAATCGAGCAAGAAGTTTATTTAACTGAATTAGAACAACGTACCAAAATTGATAAGGCTGTTCTACGACAACAATTAGCAACACGACAACCACAAACGGCTTATGAAGAGACTTTTTTTCAACCGCAAACACAACAAGTTGTTAAACGGACAGCTTTGGATAAAATGGAACGTTATTTAGTTTTATTGATGCTAAAAGATACACAATTTTTCGACCAAATACAGCAAAAATTTGAAGCGTCTACTTTGAGTTTTTACCACGATGATTATCAAGCTATCTATACTTATTTATTGCCATATTATCTCCAAGGTAATATCGCAGATGTTGCACAGTTTTTAATCGAGGTTAAAGATGAACGCGTTAAAAATATTATTGTTGAGATGGAAATGGAAGAATTGCCTAATATTGAAGATGTTGATATTGCTGACTGTTGTTATCAATTAGATAAATTGCAACGTTTACAAGATTTCAAAAGGCTAAAACAAGAACAAATCGATGCGTTAAATGCAAATGATAGTGATAAAGTGAGAGCAATTTCACTAGAAATAATTTCAAAAAAACGCGCGTTAGACAAGCTGTAA
- the rpoD gene encoding RNA polymerase sigma factor RpoD — translation MAKKAVEKKLTLEQTKDALLARGKKEETLTYDEVSKQLAPFDLDVELLDEFIEHLTNEGVELTDEPAPEAEKDEKLDVSDLSVPPGVKINDPVRMYLKEIGRVDLLSAAEEVSLAKRIEAGDLEAKAQLAEANLRLVVSIAKRYVGRGMLFLDLIQEGNMGLMKAVEKFDFSKGFKFSTYATWWIRQAITRAIADQARTIRIPVHMVETINKLIRVQRQLLQDLGREPSPEEIGEEMDLTTEKVREILKIAQEPVSLETPIGEEDDSHLGDFIEDQEATSPAEHAAYELLKEQLEDVLDTLTDREENVLRLRFGLDDGRTRTLEEVGKVFGVTRERIRQIEAKALRKLRHPSRSKQLKDFLE, via the coding sequence GTGGCTAAAAAAGCTGTAGAAAAAAAATTAACACTTGAGCAAACGAAAGACGCACTTCTTGCCCGAGGTAAAAAAGAAGAAACATTAACATATGACGAAGTTTCTAAACAACTAGCACCTTTTGATTTAGATGTTGAATTGTTGGATGAATTTATCGAACATTTAACAAATGAAGGTGTTGAATTAACAGACGAACCAGCTCCAGAAGCTGAAAAAGACGAAAAATTAGATGTCTCTGATTTAAGTGTGCCGCCAGGTGTTAAAATAAATGACCCTGTACGTATGTATCTTAAAGAAATTGGTCGCGTTGATTTATTATCAGCTGCTGAAGAAGTTTCTCTAGCGAAACGTATCGAAGCTGGCGATTTAGAAGCGAAAGCACAATTAGCAGAAGCAAACTTACGTCTTGTAGTATCAATCGCTAAACGTTATGTTGGGCGTGGTATGCTGTTCCTTGATTTAATTCAAGAAGGAAACATGGGATTAATGAAAGCAGTAGAGAAATTTGATTTCTCTAAAGGTTTCAAATTTAGTACTTATGCAACATGGTGGATTCGTCAAGCAATTACCCGTGCGATTGCGGATCAAGCGCGTACAATTCGTATTCCTGTGCATATGGTTGAAACAATCAATAAATTGATCCGTGTGCAACGTCAATTATTACAAGATTTAGGTCGTGAACCTTCACCAGAAGAAATTGGTGAGGAGATGGATCTTACAACAGAAAAAGTTCGTGAAATTCTTAAAATCGCACAAGAACCTGTATCACTTGAAACGCCAATCGGTGAAGAAGATGATTCACATCTTGGTGATTTTATTGAAGATCAAGAAGCGACATCACCAGCTGAACATGCTGCGTATGAATTACTTAAAGAACAACTAGAAGATGTATTGGATACATTGACTGACCGTGAAGAAAACGTTTTACGTCTTCGTTTCGGCCTAGATGACGGACGTACACGTACATTAGAAGAAGTTGGTAAAGTATTCGGTGTTACCCGCGAACGTATTCGTCAAATTGAAGCGAAAGCATTGCGTAAATTACGCCATCCAAGTCGTAGCAAACAACTAAAAGATTTCTTAGAATAA
- a CDS encoding lactococcin 972 family bacteriocin, whose translation MLVQKVSRTGRCIRILSIFTLTFSLFAAMPLNAKALDAQGSDMARVASGPKDGGYWIRGYKWAWPLEQVVSEYKHYTKRSHGSVVNGNGTYNSGGWTKSKNRFSRATANWTPWGTNKAYYDSTK comes from the coding sequence GTGTTAGTACAAAAGGTGAGCAGAACAGGAAGGTGCATACGTATACTATCAATATTTACTCTCACATTCAGTTTGTTTGCAGCGATGCCATTAAATGCGAAAGCACTTGACGCACAAGGTTCAGATATGGCTCGTGTCGCATCAGGTCCGAAAGATGGTGGGTATTGGATTAGAGGCTATAAATGGGCATGGCCACTTGAGCAAGTTGTCTCAGAGTACAAACATTATACAAAACGGTCACATGGCAGTGTTGTAAATGGTAATGGCACTTATAATTCGGGTGGCTGGACAAAATCAAAAAATCGTTTTAGTCGAGCGACAGCTAACTGGACTCCTTGGGGGACTAATAAAGCATATTATGATAGCACGAAATAA